The following coding sequences are from one Rhipicephalus microplus isolate Deutch F79 chromosome 3, USDA_Rmic, whole genome shotgun sequence window:
- the LOC142804013 gene encoding uncharacterized protein LOC142804013 yields the protein MPSGGPSYGSYCCVSWCFNNGRTHKKPGTSFFRVPRDGRMKAWMQYAGRDDLLSKPASLLYATYRVCSDHFTAQSFMDPGHTRLTRMAVPSVQPAAPCSLSVASSSDCDMAAEAALQGPAVEASKSGSHTLRCPDEQGAFSVAISFFFYPN from the exons atgccgtccggcggtccaagctacggcagctactgctgtgtatcgtggtgcttcaacaatggcagaacccacaagaagcctgggacgagtttcttccgcgtaccacgggacggcag gatgaaagcatggatgcagtatgctggacgcgatgatctcctgagtaagccggccagcctattgtacgcaacgtacagggtttgtagcgaccattttactgctcaaagtttcatggaccctgggcacacaaggcttacaagaatggctgttcccagtgtgcaaccagctgcaccat gttctctgagcgtcgcttcaagtagtgactgtgacatggctgcagaagctgcactgcaag gacctgcggtagaggcttcaaaaagcggctcccacacattgaggtgccccgatgaacagggtgcgttcagtgtcgcgatttctttttttttttacccaaattga